The following are encoded together in the Xanthobacter autotrophicus Py2 genome:
- a CDS encoding ybaK/ebsC protein (TIGRFAM: ybaK/ebsC protein~PFAM: YbaK/prolyl-tRNA synthetase associated region~KEGG: rle:RL0289 hypothetical protein): MSKATRATKMLEQAKIAFTVHSYDYDPDADRIGIQAAEALGEAPERVLKTLMALVDGKAVCVIVPSDHEVSMKKLAAAFGGKSAQMMKPADAERMSGYKVGGISPFGQMKKVPAAMEEQAVHHDAVFINGGQRGLQVRLNPREAASLLNAAVVSLVA; encoded by the coding sequence ATGTCGAAGGCGACGCGGGCCACCAAGATGCTGGAACAGGCGAAGATCGCCTTCACCGTGCACAGCTACGATTATGACCCCGACGCGGACCGCATCGGCATCCAGGCCGCCGAGGCTCTGGGGGAAGCGCCGGAGCGCGTGCTCAAGACGCTGATGGCGCTGGTGGATGGCAAGGCGGTCTGCGTGATCGTGCCGTCGGACCACGAAGTGTCCATGAAGAAGCTCGCCGCTGCGTTCGGCGGCAAGTCCGCCCAGATGATGAAGCCGGCCGACGCCGAGCGCATGAGCGGCTACAAGGTGGGCGGCATCAGCCCGTTCGGGCAGATGAAGAAGGTGCCGGCCGCCATGGAAGAGCAGGCGGTGCACCACGATGCCGTCTTCATCAACGGCGGCCAGCGGGGCCTTCAGGTGCGCCTCAACCCGCGCGAGGCGGCAAGCCTGCTCAATGCCGCCGTGGTGTCGCTGGTGGCGTAA